In a single window of the Diachasmimorpha longicaudata isolate KC_UGA_2023 chromosome 16, iyDiaLong2, whole genome shotgun sequence genome:
- the Syt14 gene encoding synaptotagmin-14 produces the protein MILTGSDHFLAGPVGLTAFLGTVAGFVTLLLVLFLYLSKKWTLTPVPQTTLFGGICVPLNEPAECNGTPVAKGLGKVLAYADPETSSDSEEDALRRLQSSQTSHIPLPDTLTIQTGDSPIVVDTANSCSTCPDEHTADQHECVVDVGSPSMILESRGCVEEEEEVGIIEEVCTPSSNEPRQALVGSMDEFGCLEVAFLYDAPMREMTVQVLQGKNYPAGIGGSQVRLVLLPSKKQRRKTRVRQGCSPQYMESFLLPRVNPEDVNAMGVRLRVYQWSGRMRRERLLGEARVCFDQINLQLETILCLPLQPPPRSSVHDWGTTTSLTRSDSTGSQQSVQSYASPTTPPYGSSMKGGSIAEILIGLAYNGTTGRLSVEIIKGSHFRGGGGSDTKPPDTYVKLTLVDSNGHEMGRSKTGLRRAQPNPLYKETFIFQVALFQLGDVTLFICVYNRRRSAMGKKGREMIGWLCLGLNSSGPEELQHWNDMRSARSPTQLQRWHSLLRP, from the exons ATGATACTGACTGGATCAGACCATTTTCTTGCGG GACCGGTGGGATTGACAGCCTTTCTTGGAACAGTCGCTGGATTCGTTACTCTACTTCTGGTTTTATTCCTCTACCTGTCGAAAAAATGGACATTAACACCTGTGCCACAGACAACCCTCTTCGGGGGTATATGTGTTCCATTGAATGAACCAGCTGAGTGTAATGGCACACCAGTTGCCAAGGGTCTGGGCAAAGTACTGGCGTATGCTGATCCGGAGACAAGTTCAGACTCGGAGGAGGATGCTCTCCGAAGGCTTCAATCTTCTCAGACTTCTCACATTCCACTACCAGACACGTTGACTATTCAGACGGGGGACTCTCCCATAGTCGTCGATACAGCCAATTCATGCAGCACTTGTCCTGATGAGCACACAGCTGATCAGCATGAGTGTGTCGTTGATGTTGGATCTCCAAGCATGATATTGGAGAGTCGAGGATGTGTGGAAGAGGAGGAAGAGGTGGGGATTATCGAGGAGGTGTGCACCCCATCATCGAATGAACCTCGACAAGCTCTTGTTGGATCAATGGACGAGTTTGGTTGTCTGGAAGTGGCTTTTCTGTACGATGCACCAATGCGCGAGATGACAGTACAAGTTCttcagggaaaaaattatccagcTGGCATTGGTGGCAGCCAAGTGAGACTTGTTCTGCTGCCATCGAAAAAACAAAGACGCAAGACTCGGGTACGTCAGGGCTGTTCACCGCAGTATATGGAGAGCTTTTTACTGCCTCGAGTCAATCCCGAAGATGTCAATGCAATGGGAGTGAGACTGAGGGTTTATCAGTGGAGTGGAAGAATGCGACGGGAGAGACTGCTGGGGGAAGCACGTGTTTGCTTCGATCAGATAAATCTCCAATTGGAGACAATACTCTGTCTACCATTACAACCACCACCGCGCTCATCTGTTCATGACTGGGGTACAACGACGAGTTTAACTCGAAGTGATTCAACAGGCTCTCAACAATCAGTACAATCGTATGCATCACCAACAACACCTCCATATGGGAGCAGTATGAAAGGGGGGAGTATTGCTGAGATACTCATTGGTCTTGCTTATAATGGTACTACTGGACGTTTGTCCGTGGAGATAATAAAGGGATCACATTTTCGAGGCGGTGGTGGCAGTGATACCAAACCACCTGACACCTATGTCAAGCTCACGCTCGTCGACAGTAATGGACATGAAATGGGGAGATCCAAGACAGGACTCAGACGTGCACAACCTAATCCACTCTACAAGGAAACATTCATCTTTCAGGTTGCTCTGTTTCAGCTGGGGGATGTTACACTGTTTATTTGTGTCTACAATCGACGACGCTCAGCGATGGGCAAAAAGGGACGTGAAATGATCGGCTGGTTGTGTCTAGGACTCAATAGCTCAGGACCAGAGGAACTTCAACACTGGAATGACATGCGTTCAGCACGTTCACCTACACAATTGCAGCGTTGGCACTCACTTCTACGACCGTaa